The Neofelis nebulosa isolate mNeoNeb1 chromosome 16, mNeoNeb1.pri, whole genome shotgun sequence genome includes a window with the following:
- the LOC131498471 gene encoding keratin-associated protein 9-2-like has product MTHSCCSSCCQPTCCRTTCCRTTCCQPSSCGSSGCGSSCCQPCCCPTCCHTTCCRTTCCRTTCCQPSCCGSSGCGHNGGGSSGCGSSCCQPCCHPTCCQTTCCRTTCCQPSCCGSSCCGSSGCGHNCGGSSGCGSSCCQPCCCPTCCHTTCCQPSCCGSSGCGQNCCGSHCCQPVCCTPVYCTRTCYHPTCCCLPGCLAQGSGSCCQPSCC; this is encoded by the coding sequence atgacccactcgtgctgctcctcttgctgccagcctacgtgctgcaggaccacctgctgccggaccacctgctgccagcccagcagctgtgggtccagcggctgtgggtccagctgctgccagccttgctgctgtCCAACTTGttgtcacaccacctgctgccggaccacctgctgccggaccacctgctgccagcccagctgctgtgggtccagtggctgtggacacaacggcggtgggtctagcggctgtgggtcaagctgctgccagccttgctgccaCCCAACTTGCTGTCAAACCACATGCtgcaggaccacctgctgccagcccagctgttgTGGGTCCAGCtgctgtgggtccagcggctgtggacacaactgcggtgggtctagcggctgtgggtcgagctgctgccagccttgctgctgcccaacttgctgtcacaccacctgctgccagcccagctgttgtgggtccagcggctgtggacaAAACTGCTGTGGGTCCCACTGCTGCCAGCCAGTTTGCTGTACCCCCGTGTACTGCACGAGAACCTGCTACCACCCCAcctgctgctgcctgcctgggtgCCTAGCCCAGGGCTCTGGATCCTGCTGCCAGCCTTCCTGCTGCTGA